Within the Comamonadaceae bacterium OTU4NAUVB1 genome, the region CTGGACGAGCCGACCGCCGGCATGAGCAAGACCGAGACCGCGCATTTCATCGCGCTCATCAAGGAGGTGACCGTGGGCCGCACGCTGCTGACCGTGGAGCACGACATGGGCGTGGTCTTCGGACTCGCCGACAAGATCGCGGTGGTGGTCTACGGCGAGGTCATCGCCTTCGACACCCCGGCGGCGGTGCGCGCCAACGCGCGCGTGCAGGAGGCCTACCTGGGCTCCTCCGTGGCCGACGCGCAGGGAGGGCACTGAGCATGCTCGAGCTGCAGGACCTGCACGCCTACTACGGCAAGAGCCACGTGCTCCACGGGGTGTCGTTTTCCGTCGGCGCGGGCGAGATCGTGGCGCTGCTCGGGCGCAACGGATCGGGCCGCTCGACCACCGCCAAGGCGATCATGGGGCTGGTGCATGCCGAGGGCACGCTGCGCTGGAAGGACCGGGACATCCTGCGCCGCAAGGCCTACGAGATCGCCCACCTCGGCATCGGCTACGTGCCCGAGAACCGCGACATCTTCCCCAAGCTGACGGTGCACCAGAACCTGATGCTCGGCCAGAAGGGCGCCAAGGCGGCCCGGGGCGGGCGGTGGTCGTTCGACGACATGTACGCCATGTTCCCGCGCCTGAAGGAGCGCCAGCACACCGAGGCCGGCGTGCTCTCCGGCGGCGAGCAGCAGATGCTCACGCTGTGCCGCACGCTGATGGGCGATCCCGACCTGATCATCATCGACGAGCCCACCGAGGGCCTCGCGCCCAAGATCGTCGAGCTGGTGGGAGAGTACCTGCGGCGGTTGAAGGACCGGGGCGTGTCGGTGCTGCTGATCGAGCAGAAGCTGACCATCGCCATGCAGATCTCCGACCGCGCGCTGGTCATGGGCCACGGCAGCATCGTCTTCGACGGCACGCCCGACGGCCTGCGCGCCGACGCGGCCACGCGCAAGGAATGGCTGGAGGTGTGAGCCGCACGGACGTTGTCACGGCAGGGACTGACCCGATGGTCCGCACCGCGGCGAATGCCTAGAATTTCACGCAAAAGAACACTCGTTCTTTTTTTCCACTCCAGAACCCCGGCGGTGACGCCGTGGCCGGCATCCCGTGCCGGACCCGAAGCCGCCACCGCCCGCCATCCTTTACCGCAACTTCTCTCACCCATCGAAGGAACGCAGCATGACGGCTGAATACAAAGTGCTCGGCGAGGTCGCCGTGATCACGCTGGCCAACCCGCCGGTCAACGGACTCGGGCATGCCACGCGACAGGGCGTCACCGAGGGGCTGGCGAAAGCCAACGCCGACGACGCGATCAAGGCGGTGGTGATCACCGGCGCGGGCAAGGCCTTCTCCGGCGGCGCCGACATCAAGGAATTCGGCACGCCGCGCGCGCTGCAGGACCCGAACCTGCTCAGCGTGATCCTGGCGCTGGAAGCCTCGCCCAAGCCGGTCGTGGCGGCGATCCACTCGGTGTGCATGGGCGGCGGGCTCGAGCTCGCGCTGGGCTGCCACTACCGCGTGGCCGCGCCGGGCACCAGCGTCGCGCTGCCGGAGGTCAAGCTCGGCCTGCTGCCGGGGGCCGGCGGCACGCAGCGCCTGCCGCGCCTGCTGGGCGTGGAGACGGCGCTCAACATGATCGTCAGCGGCGAGGCCGTCAAGAGCGAGGTGCTCGCCGGCCTGCCGGGCCAGAAGCTGTTCGACGCCATGGCGCAGTCGCGCGAATCGCTGCTCGACGAGGCGGTGATCTATGCCAAGTCGGTCGGCGGGCGCGATCCGGCCGACCTGCCGCTGGTGCGCAACCTGCCGTGCCGCCACCCCCAGGGCGACGCCTATTTCCAGTTCGCCCGCAACATGGTCGGCGGCATGTCGAAGAACTACCCGGCGCCGCTCAAGTGCGTCGAGGCGGTCAAGGCCGCGGCCAGCGGCAAGAAGTTCGACGAAGGCCTGGCCGAGGAGCGGCGCCTGTTCACCGAACTCATGTTCACGCCCGAGTCGCTGGCCCTGCGCCACCTGTTCATGGCCGAGCGCGCCGCGAGCAAGATCCCCGACGTGCCCGAGGACACGCCCAAGCGCGAGATCAAGGCCGTGGGCGTGATCGGCGCCGGCACCATGGGCGGCGGCATCTCGATGAACTTCCTCAACGCCGGCATCCCGGTGAAGATCCTGGAGATGAAGCAGGAGGCGCTGGACCGCGGCATCGCCACCATCCGCAAGAACTACGAGGCGCAGGTCAAGAAGGGCAAGCTCAAGCCCGAGAAGTACGAGGAGCGCATGGCGCTGCTGACCACCACGCTCGACTACGCCGAGCTGAAGGACGCCGACCTGATCATCGAGGCGGTGTTCGAGGAGCTCGGCGTCAAGGAGAA harbors:
- a CDS encoding 3-hydroxyacyl-CoA dehydrogenase NAD-binding domain-containing protein; protein product: MTAEYKVLGEVAVITLANPPVNGLGHATRQGVTEGLAKANADDAIKAVVITGAGKAFSGGADIKEFGTPRALQDPNLLSVILALEASPKPVVAAIHSVCMGGGLELALGCHYRVAAPGTSVALPEVKLGLLPGAGGTQRLPRLLGVETALNMIVSGEAVKSEVLAGLPGQKLFDAMAQSRESLLDEAVIYAKSVGGRDPADLPLVRNLPCRHPQGDAYFQFARNMVGGMSKNYPAPLKCVEAVKAAASGKKFDEGLAEERRLFTELMFTPESLALRHLFMAERAASKIPDVPEDTPKREIKAVGVIGAGTMGGGISMNFLNAGIPVKILEMKQEALDRGIATIRKNYEAQVKKGKLKPEKYEERMALLTTTLDYAELKDADLIIEAVFEELGVKEKVFNQLDAVAKPGAILASNTSTLDVDKIAAFTRRPQDVVGMHFFSPANVMRLLEVVRGAKTGKDVLATVMALAKKIKKTAVVSGVCDGFIGNRMIEQYSRQAGFLLDEGATPQQVDRAAEKFGFAMGPFRMGDLAGNDIGWAIRKRRATERADMKYSRTADKLCELGRFGQKTGAGWYDYKPGKRDAIPSQVVNDLIEQHRKDEGITPRRISDEEIVQRLVYSLVNEGARILEDGIASKASDIDMVYLTGYGFPMWRGGPMHYAGQVGLYNVAESMKRFARNPRDDGKFWEPAPLIQKLVAEGRTFSS
- a CDS encoding ABC transporter ATP-binding protein, whose amino-acid sequence is MLELQDLHAYYGKSHVLHGVSFSVGAGEIVALLGRNGSGRSTTAKAIMGLVHAEGTLRWKDRDILRRKAYEIAHLGIGYVPENRDIFPKLTVHQNLMLGQKGAKAARGGRWSFDDMYAMFPRLKERQHTEAGVLSGGEQQMLTLCRTLMGDPDLIIIDEPTEGLAPKIVELVGEYLRRLKDRGVSVLLIEQKLTIAMQISDRALVMGHGSIVFDGTPDGLRADAATRKEWLEV